A window of Rufibacter sp. LB8 contains these coding sequences:
- a CDS encoding Nif3-like dinuclear metal center hexameric protein: MTKIKEVVQALERYAPPAYQESYDNATLQVGDQEMTVTRVLVTLDCTLEVVQEAIDRGCNLIVAHHPVIFKPLKSLTGKTPVERILLKAITHQIAIFACHTNLDHVHNGVNAKLCEKLGLTKLRILAPKSQTLTKLETYVPLEDTEKVLAALHQAGAGQIGDYSDCSFRITGTGRFTPSAKANPHIGEPCKTEETVENKIEVIFPAFKEAQIMKALLQAHPYEEVAHYLVSLENQNQEVGAGMVGELPEALSGEEFTRYIKEKLQLTTFKHTDWPDQPIQKVAVCGGAGSFLTRQAKASGAQVFLTADLKYHEFFEANRQMALVDVGHYESEVYTKELFYDILTKSFPNFAVDLSGIDTNPVRHS, encoded by the coding sequence ATGACCAAAATCAAAGAAGTGGTGCAGGCCCTGGAGCGCTACGCCCCCCCTGCCTACCAGGAATCATATGACAACGCCACCTTGCAAGTGGGTGACCAGGAGATGACCGTCACGCGCGTGCTGGTGACCCTGGACTGTACCTTAGAAGTGGTGCAGGAAGCCATAGACCGCGGCTGTAATCTGATTGTGGCGCACCACCCCGTTATCTTTAAGCCGCTCAAAAGCCTGACGGGCAAGACGCCGGTGGAGCGCATTCTTTTAAAAGCCATCACCCACCAGATTGCCATCTTTGCGTGCCACACCAATTTAGACCATGTGCATAACGGCGTGAACGCGAAGCTCTGCGAGAAACTGGGCTTAACCAAGCTTCGGATTTTGGCCCCCAAATCCCAAACGTTGACCAAACTGGAAACCTACGTACCGCTGGAGGACACCGAGAAAGTGTTGGCTGCGCTGCACCAGGCCGGGGCCGGACAGATTGGCGATTACTCAGACTGCAGTTTCCGGATCACGGGCACGGGCAGGTTCACGCCTTCGGCGAAAGCCAACCCCCACATTGGCGAGCCCTGCAAAACCGAAGAAACCGTGGAGAATAAAATAGAGGTGATCTTCCCGGCGTTCAAGGAGGCGCAGATTATGAAAGCCTTGCTACAGGCGCACCCGTATGAAGAAGTGGCGCATTACCTGGTCTCGCTGGAAAACCAAAACCAGGAAGTGGGCGCCGGCATGGTGGGTGAACTGCCAGAGGCCCTGTCAGGCGAGGAATTCACGAGATATATTAAGGAGAAACTGCAGCTAACTACTTTTAAACATACGGACTGGCCAGACCAGCCTATTCAAAAAGTGGCAGTATGCGGTGGGGCCGGCAGCTTTCTTACCCGGCAGGCCAAGGCCAGTGGCGCGCAGGTTTTCCTGACCGCCGATTTGAAATACCACGAGTTCTTTGAGGCCAACCGCCAAATGGCGCTGGTAGACGTTGGCCACTATGAGAGCGAAGTTTACACCAAGGAGCTTTTTTATGATATACTTACAAAAAGTTTTCCTAATTTTGCAGTCGATTTGTCAGGCATTGACACCAATCCCGTAAGACACAGCTAA
- a CDS encoding tRNA-(ms[2]io[6]A)-hydroxylase — protein sequence MAKSILKLQLPTDPRWVNIAEMNIEEILVDHAYCEQKAATSAISLIVKYPDKTKLVEEMTTLVAEEWSHFERVLEELKKRGYALGRNRADDYVVQLSQHIRKGGLRERQLMDHLLVNALVEARSCERFKLLWKNIQDEGLQKFYYELMVSEAAHYVGFVKLAKEYMPKEVVDARLQELLEIEANIIANLEPRPDRMH from the coding sequence GTGGCGAAATCTATCTTGAAACTGCAGTTGCCCACAGACCCGCGCTGGGTGAACATTGCCGAGATGAACATTGAGGAAATCTTGGTGGACCATGCCTACTGTGAGCAGAAAGCGGCTACCTCGGCTATCTCCTTGATTGTGAAGTACCCCGACAAAACCAAACTGGTGGAGGAGATGACCACCCTGGTGGCTGAGGAATGGAGCCATTTTGAACGCGTGTTGGAGGAACTGAAGAAGCGTGGTTATGCCCTGGGCCGCAACCGCGCCGATGACTACGTGGTGCAATTAAGCCAACACATCAGAAAAGGCGGTCTCCGTGAGCGCCAGCTCATGGACCACTTGCTGGTGAACGCTTTGGTGGAAGCCCGCAGCTGCGAACGCTTCAAACTCCTCTGGAAAAACATTCAGGACGAAGGCCTGCAAAAATTCTACTATGAATTGATGGTTTCCGAGGCGGCGCATTATGTGGGTTTTGTGAAGCTGGCCAAAGAATACATGCCCAAAGAAGTTGTGGATGCCCGTCTGCAGGAACTGCTGGAAATTGAGGCCAACATTATCGCCAACCTGGAGCCCAGACCAGACAGAATGCACTAA
- a CDS encoding putative porin codes for MNCIKRIAAAIIIWAATANLAQAQIIDDSTKAIYGSATTLIIREADIFKGNLTPVRIDTALTNLQSIRHWYYDSSLYQDLGNIGTASQPLFWRMPTVLGARLGRNAFDRYAVNTATVEFYDTKSPHTFLNYVQGGLGESIFRTKHTRNIGPNWNVGIGYERLGSERQFGQVDPSDNALVSHYGLQAFTHYFSKNDRYRIMAIYAHTSHDHIESGGVQPKPGQSPKELLSLTGQPVWLSTAVTDEKRTSIRATQWYKLIGPGLQLYHTVDAFDQANKFTDVDLKGKKDSIVFYPRALLDTALTQDNALYWQVENTFGLMGSTKYFVYRAYAKRRDGEYRLRARGANYVPTRGINDSLTGVYIGGTNRTIKDNFIGGEAQFRLRNDIYVTTNAEFMLGEGDYLINAQARYKFLTVRQTRASYSPTLTQQLVQSNHFAWNNDFENITSNQTAAVLESQIRNHFLSGQVQFTNLRNYVYYQDSLNGDWAQPAQVSGNTDLLQVSFRHRMQLKFFVLDNTVFYNAVGGNEVIRMPEWYVLSKAYVQTPMFKSAIFVQAGVEMNWHSSYFADGYMPVTQQFHLQNSFNVTRYPTLDLFLNTDIKNLNIFLKLSHVNNVVNSWEPGYYTTPNYIANPFSFLFGLKWNFYD; via the coding sequence GTGAATTGTATTAAGCGTATTGCCGCGGCAATAATCATATGGGCGGCCACCGCCAATCTGGCCCAGGCGCAGATCATAGATGACTCTACCAAGGCAATCTATGGGTCGGCCACCACTTTAATTATTAGGGAAGCCGACATCTTTAAGGGAAACCTTACGCCGGTGCGCATTGACACCGCCCTGACCAACCTGCAAAGCATCAGGCACTGGTATTATGATTCCAGCTTGTACCAGGATTTGGGCAATATTGGCACCGCTTCACAGCCGCTTTTCTGGCGCATGCCCACCGTTTTAGGAGCCCGCCTGGGGAGGAACGCCTTTGACCGCTATGCCGTCAACACCGCCACCGTGGAGTTCTATGACACCAAATCGCCGCACACGTTCCTGAATTATGTGCAGGGCGGTTTGGGTGAGTCAATTTTCAGAACCAAGCACACCCGCAACATTGGGCCAAACTGGAACGTGGGCATTGGCTATGAACGTCTAGGGTCTGAGCGGCAGTTTGGGCAGGTAGATCCTTCAGACAATGCCCTGGTCAGTCATTACGGCTTGCAGGCCTTCACGCATTATTTCAGCAAGAACGACAGGTACCGGATCATGGCCATTTATGCCCACACCAGCCATGACCATATAGAGTCTGGAGGTGTGCAACCCAAACCTGGCCAATCTCCCAAAGAATTGCTTTCGCTCACCGGCCAACCCGTGTGGCTGAGCACCGCTGTTACAGATGAGAAACGAACCTCTATCAGGGCCACACAATGGTATAAATTGATAGGTCCGGGGCTGCAGCTGTACCATACCGTTGACGCATTTGACCAGGCTAATAAATTCACAGACGTTGACCTGAAGGGAAAGAAAGATTCCATCGTTTTCTACCCTAGAGCCTTGTTAGACACAGCCCTTACGCAGGACAATGCCCTATACTGGCAAGTAGAGAACACCTTTGGTTTAATGGGCAGCACCAAGTATTTTGTGTACCGGGCCTACGCCAAACGCCGTGACGGCGAATACCGGTTACGTGCGCGGGGAGCCAACTATGTTCCCACCCGCGGAATAAATGATAGCCTCACAGGCGTTTACATAGGCGGTACCAACCGCACCATCAAAGACAATTTTATTGGCGGCGAGGCCCAGTTCCGGCTCCGGAATGATATTTATGTCACCACCAACGCAGAGTTCATGCTGGGAGAAGGCGATTACCTGATCAATGCCCAGGCCCGTTATAAATTCCTGACGGTACGCCAAACCAGGGCTTCTTACTCGCCCACCTTAACCCAGCAACTGGTGCAGAGCAACCATTTCGCCTGGAACAATGACTTTGAGAACATCACCTCCAACCAAACGGCCGCGGTACTGGAATCACAGATTAGAAACCATTTTCTTTCGGGCCAGGTCCAGTTCACCAACCTTCGCAATTACGTCTATTACCAAGACTCCCTAAACGGCGATTGGGCCCAACCGGCCCAGGTAAGCGGCAACACAGATTTACTGCAAGTCAGTTTTAGGCACCGCATGCAGTTGAAATTCTTTGTGTTGGACAACACCGTTTTCTACAACGCCGTGGGCGGGAACGAAGTGATCAGAATGCCGGAATGGTACGTGCTCTCCAAAGCCTATGTGCAGACACCCATGTTCAAGTCGGCTATATTTGTGCAGGCAGGGGTGGAGATGAACTGGCATTCCAGCTATTTTGCCGATGGGTACATGCCCGTCACGCAGCAGTTCCACCTGCAGAACAGCTTTAACGTCACCCGCTACCCAACCCTGGACCTCTTCCTGAACACCGACATCAAGAACCTCAACATCTTCCTGAAGCTCAGCCATGTCAACAACGTGGTGAACAGCTGGGAACCCGGTTACTACACCACACCTAATTACATCGCCAACCCGTTCAGCTTCCTCTTCGGCCTGAAATGGAATTTCTACGATTAA
- a CDS encoding LptE family protein gives MTLKTYRLPFLLLQVCLLLVLSGCYSFTGTNISPEVKSISISNFNNASGQGPANLQQIVTEDFKDYFQRNTSLRVLPQAGDLQIQGQIMSYTFSPAAIQRPDAPAGGTVGLDQAGANRLTIVVQISYTDTKVPTNNFDQSFSSFYDFPPSKDINQISRADLNIILDRLIYNVFTKTVANW, from the coding sequence ATGACCTTGAAGACTTATAGACTTCCTTTTCTTTTATTGCAGGTTTGCCTGTTGCTTGTTTTGAGCGGCTGCTATTCTTTTACGGGCACCAACATTTCACCAGAAGTCAAGAGCATTTCCATCAGTAATTTCAACAACGCTTCTGGCCAGGGGCCTGCTAACTTACAGCAGATTGTCACCGAAGACTTCAAGGATTACTTTCAACGAAACACCAGCTTGCGCGTATTGCCCCAGGCTGGAGATTTGCAGATTCAGGGCCAGATCATGAGCTACACGTTTAGCCCGGCGGCCATCCAGCGCCCCGACGCCCCCGCCGGCGGAACCGTGGGACTGGACCAGGCCGGCGCCAACCGCTTGACCATTGTGGTGCAGATCAGTTACACAGACACCAAGGTGCCCACCAACAATTTTGACCAAAGCTTTTCTAGTTTCTATGACTTCCCGCCCAGCAAAGACATTAACCAGATTAGCCGGGCAGATTTGAACATTATTTTAGACCGCCTTATTTACAACGTGTTCACCAAAACGGTGGCCAACTGGTAA
- a CDS encoding sigma-54-dependent Fis family transcriptional regulator has translation MREFDIQSVKQRFGIIGNSPLLNYAIQVAVQVAPTDMTVLINGESGSGKESFSKIIHHLSPRKHGQFIAINCGAIPEGTIDSELFGHEKGSFTGAQEARKGYFEVTNGGTIFLDEIGEMPLGTQARLLRVLENGEFIKVGSSKVQKTDVRVVAATNVNLLQAVERGQFREDLYYRLNTVPISVPPLRERGEDTHLLFRKFASDFAERYHVKSVVLQPDAVKELLRYRFPGNIRQLKNIVEQISVLEYEREVTADTLRKYLPQEQASQLPALFHQQQNADGNTNFSERDLLYKVLFDMRKDMNDLKQVVFDLLSHQQEDAELLKNNSHLFDEVRSFEPPLYRNQERREGYVLTVNDSEEDEYEEKVEDIAHETEEESLSLEHKEKEMILKALKKHGNKRKYAARDLGISERTLYRKLKQYDLEDL, from the coding sequence ATGCGTGAATTTGATATACAGTCGGTAAAGCAGCGGTTTGGCATCATTGGCAACTCGCCTTTACTGAATTACGCCATACAGGTGGCGGTGCAGGTGGCCCCTACTGACATGACCGTGCTCATCAATGGCGAAAGCGGCAGTGGCAAGGAGTCGTTCTCCAAAATCATCCATCACCTGAGCCCCAGAAAACACGGCCAGTTCATTGCCATTAACTGCGGCGCCATACCAGAAGGAACAATTGACTCAGAGCTGTTTGGGCACGAGAAAGGTTCTTTCACGGGCGCGCAGGAAGCCCGCAAAGGCTATTTTGAGGTAACCAACGGTGGTACCATTTTCCTGGATGAAATTGGCGAGATGCCTTTGGGTACCCAGGCCCGCTTGCTCCGTGTGCTGGAAAACGGCGAATTCATCAAAGTGGGTTCTTCTAAAGTCCAGAAAACAGACGTGCGGGTGGTGGCCGCCACCAACGTTAATTTATTGCAGGCTGTGGAGCGTGGGCAGTTCAGGGAAGATTTGTATTACCGCTTGAACACCGTTCCCATTAGTGTGCCCCCCTTGCGGGAACGCGGCGAAGACACGCACCTGTTGTTCCGGAAGTTCGCCAGTGATTTTGCGGAGCGGTACCATGTAAAATCTGTGGTGCTGCAGCCTGACGCCGTGAAAGAATTGCTGCGGTACAGGTTTCCGGGCAACATCAGGCAACTCAAGAACATTGTGGAGCAGATCTCGGTGCTGGAATATGAGCGCGAAGTCACCGCCGACACCTTGCGCAAGTACTTGCCCCAGGAACAGGCCAGCCAGCTTCCGGCCCTATTCCACCAACAGCAGAACGCAGATGGCAATACCAATTTCTCGGAGCGCGATCTGTTGTATAAGGTACTGTTTGACATGCGCAAAGACATGAACGACCTCAAGCAGGTGGTTTTTGATCTTTTGTCGCACCAGCAGGAAGACGCTGAATTGCTCAAGAACAACAGCCATTTGTTTGATGAGGTACGATCTTTTGAACCGCCGCTTTACCGCAACCAGGAACGCCGCGAGGGGTATGTGCTCACGGTCAATGACTCTGAGGAAGATGAATACGAGGAAAAAGTAGAGGACATTGCCCATGAAACCGAAGAAGAAAGCCTTTCTTTGGAGCACAAGGAAAAGGAAATGATCTTGAAAGCGTTAAAGAAGCACGGCAACAAACGAAAGTACGCGGCCAGAGATTTAGGCATTTCAGAAAGAACCCTTTACCGGAAATTAAAACAGTATGACCTTGAAGACTTATAG
- the lpxK gene encoding tetraacyldisaccharide 4'-kinase codes for MPFAWLYGGVVAVRNLLYDHGVFKSYRAPIPVVCVGNLSVGGTGKTPQVEFLARLYQHKKIAILSRGYKRKTTGFVLADETASPDTLGDEPFQYVHNLPWAKVAVCEKRAHGIQELLRLFPDLDLILLDDAFQHRAVTASRYLLLTDYNKPFNQDYLLPAGRLREHRKGAKRADAVVVTKCPEGLNFEDRAQLTLNLAPYLQPGTPVFFSQIVYARPVPFLPGRTLSTQVIAVTGIVNPKPFLNHLSTLGGTVVHHFNFPDHAAYTVQPVQEIVDFCLKQPGQVSVVMTQKDAVKWQTRELQGIWQAVPIFYIPITNQFAPHDPTFEEVATSWLG; via the coding sequence ATGCCTTTTGCGTGGCTCTACGGCGGCGTGGTGGCCGTGCGCAATTTACTTTACGACCATGGCGTGTTCAAAAGTTACCGCGCACCCATTCCGGTGGTCTGTGTGGGCAACCTGAGCGTGGGCGGCACCGGCAAAACTCCGCAGGTAGAATTCCTGGCCAGGCTTTACCAGCACAAAAAAATAGCCATCCTGAGCCGAGGCTACAAACGAAAAACCACAGGCTTTGTCTTAGCTGATGAAACTGCTTCACCGGATACGTTGGGCGATGAACCCTTCCAGTATGTCCACAATCTGCCCTGGGCCAAAGTAGCGGTCTGCGAAAAGCGGGCGCACGGAATCCAGGAGCTGCTTAGATTATTTCCAGACCTGGACCTAATTTTGTTGGACGATGCTTTTCAGCACCGCGCCGTCACAGCTTCCCGCTATCTTCTGCTCACTGATTATAATAAGCCTTTCAACCAAGATTATCTTTTACCAGCGGGCCGTCTGCGCGAACACCGGAAAGGGGCTAAGCGCGCTGATGCCGTAGTGGTCACCAAATGCCCTGAAGGTTTGAATTTTGAAGACCGTGCGCAACTGACTCTAAACTTGGCGCCTTACCTCCAGCCGGGCACGCCTGTTTTCTTCTCGCAGATAGTTTACGCGCGCCCTGTACCATTCTTGCCCGGCCGTACGTTAAGCACCCAGGTGATAGCTGTGACCGGCATTGTCAACCCAAAACCGTTTCTAAACCATCTGTCAACGCTTGGTGGCACGGTGGTCCACCATTTCAATTTCCCGGACCATGCCGCGTACACGGTGCAACCGGTACAGGAGATTGTAGACTTCTGCCTGAAGCAACCGGGCCAGGTAAGTGTGGTCATGACCCAGAAAGACGCGGTGAAATGGCAAACCAGGGAGTTACAGGGCATCTGGCAGGCGGTGCCGATTTTTTATATACCTATCACCAATCAATTTGCGCCGCATGACCCAACGTTTGAAGAAGTGGCTACCAGTTGGCTCGGTTAA
- a CDS encoding zinc ribbon domain-containing protein — protein sequence MESTVASKLDALLRLQSLDSQLDQILQVRGDLPEEVRDLEDEIAGYQVRVSKFDEEIAELQQSIANRKQGIKDAEKLIKKYEEQQENVRNNREFDAITKEVELQKLEIQINEKKIREANFQIEQKIADIQDTKNRLEERQKDLNTKNSELQVMVQESEDDEKKLNDQKEEAIKQIEDRLLFAYNRIRKNVRNGLAVVAVKRDACGGCFNTVPPQRQSEIASKKKITVCEHCGRILADVEIKAIAQ from the coding sequence ATGGAAAGTACTGTAGCAAGTAAGTTAGACGCACTTCTAAGACTTCAGAGCTTAGATTCTCAATTAGACCAAATTCTACAAGTTAGAGGTGACCTGCCGGAAGAGGTGCGGGACCTGGAAGATGAGATTGCCGGCTACCAAGTACGCGTAAGCAAGTTTGACGAAGAGATTGCCGAGCTGCAGCAGAGCATCGCCAACCGCAAACAGGGCATCAAAGACGCCGAGAAGCTCATCAAGAAGTACGAGGAGCAGCAGGAAAACGTCCGCAACAACCGTGAGTTTGACGCCATCACCAAAGAGGTGGAGTTGCAGAAGCTGGAGATCCAGATCAACGAAAAGAAAATCAGGGAGGCCAACTTCCAGATTGAGCAGAAAATAGCCGATATCCAGGACACCAAGAACCGTCTGGAAGAGCGTCAGAAAGACCTGAACACCAAAAACAGCGAATTGCAGGTGATGGTGCAGGAAAGCGAAGACGACGAGAAAAAACTGAACGACCAGAAAGAAGAGGCCATCAAGCAGATTGAAGACCGTCTTTTGTTCGCTTACAACAGAATCAGAAAGAACGTGCGCAACGGCCTGGCCGTGGTAGCGGTGAAGCGTGACGCCTGCGGCGGATGTTTCAACACCGTTCCCCCGCAACGTCAGTCAGAGATTGCCTCCAAGAAAAAAATCACGGTGTGCGAGCACTGTGGTAGAATCTTGGCCGACGTGGAGATCAAAGCTATAGCCCAATAA
- a CDS encoding anthranilate synthase component I family protein, with protein sequence MLQLAIPFDALPLPVEGWKQKALAWAAANHEVVAFYEPNAVAYRHGAFENMLGVQLKAFSKNTFTTWEELSRAQLTQQHKPVFGYFTFDLKNSLEKLSSQNPDHIGFPELYFFHPDVWLQWKGQEVTLHSDLVDPKEILEQINNFPFSASFSETSPKTQARVPKEKYLETVEKLRQHILEGDVYEVNYCQEFYAENAAVEPVALFQKLNAASPTPFAGFLKLQEKYLLCASPERFLKKEGDLLISQPIKGTIARGKTPKEDESQKQALANSEKERAENMMIVDLVRNDLNRVAATGTVQVVELFGLYGFQYVWQMISTVTARLPAEVNAIDAIKAAFPMGSMTGAPKIKALELIELYENTKRGLYSGSLGYFLPIGDFDFNVVIRSLQYNASNGYLSFEVGSAITYDSDPVQEYEECLLKAAAILKVLA encoded by the coding sequence ATGCTTCAACTCGCCATTCCTTTTGATGCTTTGCCCCTGCCTGTGGAAGGCTGGAAACAGAAAGCGTTGGCCTGGGCGGCGGCAAACCATGAGGTAGTAGCCTTTTATGAACCGAATGCCGTGGCGTACCGCCATGGTGCTTTTGAGAATATGTTGGGCGTGCAGCTGAAAGCTTTCAGCAAGAACACTTTTACCACTTGGGAAGAATTATCCCGCGCCCAACTTACTCAACAGCACAAACCGGTATTCGGGTACTTCACCTTTGATCTCAAAAACAGCTTAGAAAAACTCTCCAGCCAGAACCCTGACCACATAGGTTTTCCGGAGTTGTATTTTTTTCACCCAGACGTTTGGCTGCAGTGGAAAGGCCAGGAAGTCACCCTTCATTCTGACTTAGTTGATCCAAAAGAAATCCTTGAGCAAATAAATAATTTTCCGTTTTCGGCCTCATTTTCAGAAACGAGCCCGAAAACGCAGGCGCGTGTGCCAAAAGAAAAATACCTGGAAACCGTTGAAAAGCTTAGGCAGCACATTCTGGAAGGTGATGTGTACGAAGTCAATTACTGCCAGGAATTTTACGCCGAGAACGCAGCCGTTGAACCGGTGGCCCTTTTCCAGAAACTGAACGCCGCCTCCCCTACGCCCTTCGCCGGTTTTCTGAAGCTTCAGGAGAAATATCTTTTGTGCGCCAGCCCAGAACGGTTTCTCAAGAAAGAAGGTGATTTGTTGATTTCGCAGCCCATCAAAGGCACCATTGCGCGCGGGAAAACGCCTAAGGAAGATGAAAGTCAGAAACAAGCCTTGGCCAATAGTGAGAAAGAGCGCGCCGAGAACATGATGATTGTGGACCTGGTCCGGAACGACCTGAACCGCGTGGCCGCCACGGGCACCGTGCAGGTAGTGGAATTGTTCGGGCTGTACGGGTTCCAATATGTCTGGCAGATGATTTCCACGGTCACAGCGCGCCTTCCAGCAGAGGTAAACGCAATTGACGCCATCAAAGCCGCCTTTCCCATGGGCAGCATGACGGGCGCACCCAAAATAAAAGCCCTGGAACTGATTGAGCTGTATGAAAACACCAAACGCGGACTTTACTCCGGCAGCCTGGGCTATTTTTTGCCCATCGGAGATTTTGACTTCAATGTGGTTATCAGGAGTTTGCAGTACAATGCCAGCAACGGTTACCTTTCGTTTGAGGTGGGCAGCGCCATTACCTATGACTCAGACCCGGTGCAGGAGTATGAAGAATGCCTCTTGAAAGCCGCCGCTATTTTAAAAGTATTGGCCTAG
- the miaB gene encoding tRNA (N6-isopentenyl adenosine(37)-C2)-methylthiotransferase MiaB: protein MHAPILDLDFIDSRSPEQAAASCDTKVSLDSNTGLQRKLYIESYGCQMNFSDSEIVTSILHEAGFDTTSEVTEADLVLLNTCSIREKAEQTVRHRLTQLQHLKKKRPGMVVGVLGCMAERLKKNLLEEEKMVDLVVGPDAYRDLPGLINEVDGGHKAVNVLLSREETYADINPVRLNSNGVSAFVSIMRGCDNMCSFCVVPFTRGRERSRDAHSVVREAQELVNQGYKEVTLLGQNVDSYKWASEDGTENVNFAQLLERVALISPDLRVRFSTSHPKDITDEVLYTMKKYDNICKYIHLPAQSGNSRVLELMNRTYDRAWYMNRVDAIRQILGEECAISTDMISGFCSETEEEHKDTLSLIDYVQYDYAYMFFYSERPGTLAARKLEDDIPLEVKKRRLQEVIDLQRHYSLIRNEKTVGTVQKVLLEGFSKRSKEMLSGRDDKNRMVIIPKMDYQKGDYVHVLITGCSVGTLFGEPII, encoded by the coding sequence ATGCACGCACCCATTCTGGACTTAGATTTCATAGATAGCCGTTCCCCGGAGCAAGCCGCCGCGTCTTGTGACACCAAAGTGAGTCTTGACTCCAACACCGGCCTTCAGCGCAAACTCTACATAGAAAGCTACGGCTGCCAGATGAATTTCTCTGACAGTGAAATTGTCACGTCCATCTTGCACGAAGCCGGCTTTGACACCACCTCAGAAGTAACTGAGGCCGATTTGGTCTTGCTCAACACCTGCTCCATCAGAGAGAAAGCCGAACAGACCGTAAGGCACCGCTTGACCCAGCTCCAGCATCTCAAGAAAAAACGACCGGGTATGGTAGTGGGTGTGTTGGGCTGCATGGCCGAGCGCCTGAAGAAAAACCTGCTGGAAGAAGAGAAAATGGTGGACCTGGTGGTGGGCCCAGATGCGTACCGCGACCTTCCTGGCTTGATCAATGAAGTAGACGGTGGCCACAAGGCCGTGAACGTGCTTTTATCGCGCGAAGAGACCTACGCCGACATCAACCCAGTGCGGTTGAACAGCAACGGTGTGAGCGCCTTTGTCTCCATCATGCGAGGCTGCGACAACATGTGCTCTTTCTGCGTGGTGCCCTTCACCCGCGGCCGTGAGCGTAGCCGTGATGCTCATTCTGTCGTGCGCGAAGCCCAGGAACTGGTGAACCAAGGCTACAAAGAAGTGACCTTGCTGGGCCAGAATGTGGACTCTTACAAATGGGCGTCAGAAGATGGCACTGAAAATGTGAACTTCGCACAGCTGTTGGAACGCGTGGCCTTGATTAGCCCAGACCTTCGCGTACGGTTTTCCACCTCCCACCCCAAAGACATTACAGATGAAGTGTTGTACACCATGAAAAAGTACGACAACATCTGCAAATACATTCACCTGCCGGCCCAAAGCGGAAACTCCCGCGTGCTGGAACTCATGAACCGCACCTATGACCGTGCCTGGTACATGAACCGCGTAGACGCCATCCGGCAGATTCTGGGCGAGGAATGCGCCATTTCCACCGACATGATTTCCGGTTTCTGCTCTGAGACCGAGGAAGAACATAAAGACACGCTTTCTTTGATTGATTACGTGCAGTATGACTACGCTTACATGTTCTTCTACTCTGAGCGCCCCGGCACCCTGGCCGCCCGTAAACTGGAAGATGATATTCCGTTGGAAGTTAAGAAACGTAGACTGCAGGAAGTTATAGACTTACAGCGCCATTACTCGCTTATCAGGAATGAGAAAACGGTTGGCACTGTGCAGAAAGTCTTACTGGAAGGTTTCTCCAAGCGTTCCAAAGAAATGCTGAGCGGCCGCGATGACAAAAACAGAATGGTCATTATCCCCAAAATGGATTACCAGAAAGGCGACTACGTGCACGTACTCATCACCGGCTGCTCCGTAGGCACCTTGTTCGGGGAACCCATTATTTAA